From Longimicrobium sp., a single genomic window includes:
- a CDS encoding transglycosylase SLT domain-containing protein has protein sequence MDQRRILLMLPVLAAPLLVWGAVRLASPEPAKPGPAPALAPAPTRVPAKVANVPVPQDVAELLRAGRNWAAARRLRELVRADSAPGLVLLAARTEGAWGGWSNVRGLLNAKPWLDTLEHGEGWFLLGRAREEARDLAGAADAYGRALRASAGREVPEWEGVAELRYGLVLLRAGRVDEGVRALEAARTRTPALSGWASVLAAEALVERGDTARIRALVGDGVAEAPLRSRRARVGAYRAARDPAGARALALAFRARATEPAERAALATLAAQAALAQGDTAAARQELRAALSDAAAGVAAVDAARTLAALPRLGADDDLAIALAYDRNGNPGRAADGYRAWLSAGGGAPAQRQDVQMRMGRALFAAGRFAEAVGALSTIGDAPPPVAAEASYLVGRSRYRTQGRAAAMQAFMETARRFPGQPSSADALWQAADLAGDANAAGANAILRRLASEYPTSPRAGQALMRLGGAALLAGDWGGAAGAYDQYRARFPAGDLWLQATYWAGRAAAARGDAAGARERWREVRAKEPLSYYSVRAAERMGERYWPIPLAPAPADAPAAVERVRGWMETLDLLRKADLWREAEEDVARRVKEAGTDRALLYPLAEALEARGFAPQGIRIGLEVRKAGAPYDLRLARILYPFPFRDMIAAEARERGVDPFLAAALIRQESSFKPRALSRAGAMGLMQVMPGTASGLAAGAGVGGWSSDLLFNPEINVHLGTRFLAAQIRNYGGDLPLVFVAYNAGPGRANRWRSFPEHRDPELFTERIPFDETRDYVKILTRNRAIYRGLYGG, from the coding sequence ATGGATCAACGCCGCATCCTGCTCATGCTTCCCGTCCTCGCCGCGCCGCTGCTGGTCTGGGGCGCCGTGCGCCTCGCCTCGCCCGAGCCGGCGAAGCCCGGCCCCGCGCCGGCGCTCGCGCCCGCCCCGACGCGCGTGCCGGCCAAGGTCGCCAACGTCCCCGTTCCGCAGGACGTGGCGGAGCTGCTGCGCGCCGGGCGCAACTGGGCCGCCGCGCGCCGTCTCCGCGAGCTCGTCCGCGCGGACTCGGCGCCGGGGCTCGTCCTCCTGGCCGCCCGCACCGAGGGCGCGTGGGGCGGGTGGAGCAACGTGCGCGGGCTGCTGAACGCCAAGCCATGGCTGGACACGCTGGAGCACGGCGAGGGGTGGTTTCTCCTCGGCCGCGCGCGCGAGGAGGCGCGCGACCTGGCGGGCGCGGCGGACGCGTACGGACGCGCGCTGCGGGCGTCGGCCGGGCGCGAGGTCCCGGAGTGGGAGGGCGTCGCGGAGCTGCGCTACGGGCTCGTCCTCCTCCGCGCCGGGCGCGTGGACGAAGGGGTGCGGGCGCTGGAGGCCGCGCGCACCCGCACCCCCGCGCTCTCCGGCTGGGCGAGCGTCCTGGCCGCCGAGGCGCTGGTGGAGCGCGGGGACACGGCGCGCATCCGCGCGCTCGTCGGCGACGGCGTAGCGGAGGCGCCGCTCCGCTCGCGGCGCGCCCGCGTCGGCGCGTACCGGGCCGCGCGCGACCCCGCCGGCGCCCGCGCGCTGGCGCTCGCCTTCCGCGCCCGCGCCACCGAGCCGGCGGAGCGCGCCGCGCTGGCAACGCTCGCCGCGCAGGCCGCGCTGGCGCAGGGCGACACCGCGGCCGCCCGTCAGGAGCTGCGCGCCGCCCTCTCCGACGCGGCGGCCGGTGTCGCGGCGGTGGACGCGGCGCGCACCCTTGCCGCGCTCCCGCGGCTGGGGGCCGACGACGATCTCGCCATCGCCCTGGCGTACGACCGCAACGGGAACCCCGGCCGCGCGGCGGACGGCTACCGCGCGTGGCTGTCGGCCGGCGGCGGCGCGCCCGCGCAGCGGCAGGACGTGCAGATGCGGATGGGGCGCGCGCTCTTCGCCGCCGGCCGCTTCGCCGAGGCCGTCGGCGCGCTCTCCACTATCGGCGACGCGCCGCCGCCGGTGGCCGCGGAGGCGTCGTACCTCGTCGGGCGGTCGCGGTACCGGACGCAGGGGCGCGCCGCCGCCATGCAGGCGTTCATGGAGACGGCGCGGCGCTTCCCCGGCCAGCCCTCGTCCGCCGACGCGCTCTGGCAGGCGGCGGACCTGGCGGGCGATGCGAACGCGGCGGGCGCGAACGCGATCCTGCGCCGCCTCGCCTCCGAGTATCCCACCTCGCCGCGCGCGGGGCAGGCGCTGATGCGCCTGGGCGGCGCGGCGCTGCTGGCGGGCGACTGGGGGGGCGCGGCGGGCGCGTACGACCAGTACCGCGCCCGCTTTCCCGCGGGCGACCTGTGGCTGCAGGCCACGTACTGGGCCGGCCGCGCCGCCGCCGCGCGCGGAGACGCCGCCGGCGCGCGCGAGCGCTGGCGCGAGGTGCGCGCCAAGGAGCCGCTGTCGTACTACTCCGTCCGCGCGGCCGAGCGCATGGGCGAGCGCTACTGGCCCATCCCCCTGGCCCCCGCCCCCGCCGACGCCCCGGCGGCGGTGGAGCGGGTGCGCGGGTGGATGGAGACGCTGGACCTGCTGCGCAAGGCCGACCTCTGGCGCGAGGCCGAGGAGGACGTCGCCCGGCGCGTGAAGGAGGCGGGGACCGACCGCGCGCTCCTCTACCCGCTCGCCGAGGCGCTGGAGGCGCGCGGCTTCGCGCCGCAGGGGATCCGCATCGGGCTGGAGGTGCGCAAGGCGGGCGCGCCGTACGACCTGCGGCTGGCGCGCATCCTCTACCCCTTCCCCTTCCGCGACATGATCGCGGCCGAGGCGCGGGAGCGCGGGGTGGACCCGTTCCTGGCGGCGGCGCTCATCCGCCAGGAGTCGTCGTTCAAGCCGCGCGCCCTTTCCCGCGCCGGGGCGATGGGGCTGATGCAGGTGATGCCGGGGACCGCCTCGGGGCTGGCCGCGGGCGCGGGGGTGGGGGGATGGAGCTCCGACCTCCTCTTCAACCCCGAGATCAACGTGCACCTGGGAACGCGCTTCCTGGCCGCGCAGATCCGCAACTACGGCGGCGACCTGCCGCTCGTCTTCGTGGCCTACAACGCGGGGCCGGGGCGCGCCAACCGCTGGCGCTCCTTCCCCGAGCACCGCGACCCGGAGCTCTTCACCGAGCGCATCCCCTTCGACGAAACGCGCGACTACGTGAAGATCCTCACCCGCAACCGCGCCATCTACCGCGGGCTGTACGGCGGGTGA
- a CDS encoding helix-turn-helix domain-containing protein, protein MAVPTTFLKYFGTLSPSLTPTEAIFVLEIMVYKWDERAPFPGYKTIAQRMGVSEVYARKLARTLQAKGYLKRQLRVGQTNVFDLQPLFERLAARAITEKQHRTVRNRRSAGG, encoded by the coding sequence ATGGCTGTTCCCACTACTTTCCTAAAGTACTTCGGGACGTTAAGCCCAAGTCTTACGCCAACTGAAGCAATTTTTGTCCTTGAGATCATGGTCTACAAGTGGGATGAACGAGCTCCGTTTCCAGGATACAAAACGATCGCGCAGAGAATGGGTGTTTCGGAGGTATATGCCCGCAAGTTGGCACGTACACTCCAAGCAAAGGGGTATCTCAAGCGACAGTTGCGCGTAGGTCAGACAAATGTTTTCGATCTTCAGCCACTGTTCGAGCGACTAGCAGCGCGAGCTATAACAGAGAAGCAGCATAGAACTGTTCGTAACCGGAGAAGCGCAGGTGGTTGA
- a CDS encoding M23 family metallopeptidase — translation MHRRRIDLLSFVAPLVGALAIALLSVGMVSAWARADAPESADAALTVLPAMRAAPAVVVDTQFIGGYAKGTFADALQAVAGDLSQPEREMIGRHLDKIFLPLLNQQGMPNGGRLRLAYERTRKPDGTTRAIQVLAAEAAVGGTLYTVFLYDHGDRPGYYDDWGRSLDPVPWTGPLSSMRVTSPFASNRFHPILHRVLPHLGVDLAAAYGTPVRAAADGSITWSGPKGGYGNLIEVTHPNGYATRYGHLSSVAVRPGAIVRQGDVIGYVGATGLATAPHLHYEVRRKGLPVDPMLVQPTARTTGDVGYDFGWRQERTSLAELLARAPQVVSSGTSY, via the coding sequence ATGCATCGCCGCCGTATCGACCTTCTGTCCTTCGTCGCTCCCCTCGTGGGCGCCCTCGCCATCGCGCTGCTGTCGGTGGGGATGGTGAGCGCGTGGGCGCGTGCCGACGCACCCGAGTCCGCCGACGCCGCGCTGACGGTGCTTCCCGCGATGCGCGCGGCGCCGGCGGTGGTGGTGGACACGCAGTTCATCGGGGGATACGCCAAGGGGACGTTCGCGGACGCGCTGCAGGCCGTGGCGGGCGACCTGTCGCAGCCCGAGCGCGAGATGATCGGGCGGCACCTGGACAAGATCTTCCTTCCCCTCCTGAACCAGCAGGGGATGCCCAACGGCGGGCGCCTGCGGCTGGCGTACGAGCGCACCCGCAAGCCCGACGGCACCACCCGCGCCATCCAGGTGCTGGCGGCCGAGGCGGCGGTGGGCGGCACGCTCTACACCGTGTTCCTCTACGACCACGGCGACCGCCCCGGCTACTACGACGACTGGGGCCGCTCGCTCGACCCGGTGCCGTGGACGGGGCCGCTGTCCAGCATGCGGGTGACGTCGCCGTTCGCGTCCAACCGCTTCCACCCCATCCTGCACCGCGTGCTCCCGCACCTGGGCGTGGACCTGGCGGCGGCGTACGGCACGCCGGTGCGCGCCGCGGCGGACGGGAGCATCACCTGGAGCGGGCCCAAGGGCGGATACGGCAACCTGATCGAGGTCACGCACCCCAACGGCTACGCCACGCGCTACGGCCACCTTTCGTCGGTCGCCGTCCGCCCCGGCGCCATCGTCCGCCAGGGCGACGTGATCGGCTACGTGGGCGCCACGGGGCTGGCCACCGCGCCGCACCTGCACTACGAGGTGCGCCGCAAGGGCCTGCCGGTCGACCCCATGCTGGTGCAGCCCACCGCCCGCACCACCGGCGACGTGGGCTACGACTTCGGCTGGCGCCAGGAGCGCACCTCGCTGGCCGAGCTGCTCGCCCGCGCCCCGCAGGTGGTGTCGTCGGGGACGAGCTACTGA
- a CDS encoding NAD-glutamate dehydrogenase: MSTVTLPSSAQSVTVDELCNYIGTQGRADQQLACDFARIFFGRIPRTLLEERSVEELAAMTLGAWEFLKRARPDQVNAEVTDPRDEGWKAPVTVIRTEVGDRPFIVDTIREYLNAENIPILHYVYPVLRVQRAEDGAITAVGTGAGGGEGLEALGHVEIPHVPRRERAAEIREEVRRRLSDVVEATRDFAAMVRQVERVQAAVAGYVRRFPDRAREYGEYLEFLGWLREGNFVFLGARAYEIAGEGEQAVVRVEKGSGLGILADEDRSQYADPQRIGTMQPALRERVLRGPLLIVSKANRESTVHRLARMDYIGVKRLDEQGNVVGEWRFLGLFTSQAYGQNPAEIPIVRHKVRSLLEQDGARPGSHDYKEIISILHEMPKEELFQASTGQLRDEVDAVLGHLFSDEVRVVLRPDPLRNEAAVMVILPRGRFSNRIRKEIGAMLERRLGATLRSSNPAGAADQARIHYYLTGRDGAAPGQGDVAATERDLEAGIGELLRSWEDLLEERLAHAVDAGEARRLAQAYGQVVGADYRAANNPLATVPDVLRMDEMLRAGQTVSLLLRPAVDGELVAAGATVLRLYLAGERLVLSDFMPILEDHGVKVLEVDTFEFQPSDELPHLMVYSFHVQTRAGEPIPPELFGALAESLLASRAGDAERDAYAALTLLAGLRWREVDVVRTYANYASQIGAVPSRLAPVRAFTTHPHFARLLIDLFHARLSPEKKTTKAEMQGLRQTVLVELEKVTSLADDRALRRLMNLVEATVRTNYFRHGGADPVFRSGGVPYISVKVRSADVEDLKKTRLLYEVYVHSARMEGVHLRAAPVSRGGIRWSDRPDDFRTEILGLVLTQVVKNATIVPSGSKGGFITKRQPADRDAQMEEARQQYMTLMRGLLDLTDNLVDGRVVPPPDVVRHDGDDPYLVVAADKGTAHLSDTANAVAAEYGFWLDDAFASGGSQGYDHKVEGITARGAWECVKRHFREMGTDIQTQPFTVAGIGDMSGDVFGNGMLLSPVIRLVAAFDHRHIFIDPDPDPARSFAERKRMFDLPRSSWDDYDRSVLSPGAMIVPRASKEVELTPEARAALGLADGVGRLDGEGLVRAVLKAPVDLLWNGGIGTYVRSPDETNADVGDTSNDPVRIESGELRAKVVGEGGNLGFTQQGRIDFALRGGKINTDALDNSAGVDMSDHEVNLKILVGRVVRDGDLAMEGRNELLRSMTGDVNRLVLRNNFGQSLAVSLDELRSREALDDFASFMEARARDGRLDPAAEGMPDAEGLRARRQNKTGLTRPTLAVLLAHAKLQAKGALLESTVPDDPATDEYLVDYFPPAAVEAAGPARLREHRLRREIITTELVNDLVNLMGSSFLHRVSRDTGRGIAEVVRAWLVASRVAGAPEIRADLAGAEGRFPSETIYRWLNGLARVLEQTTHWLLANLPDGGDTGALIEEARTGLSALRGSFGKFVAGDDRTMFHDRLRELEQLGVEKALGERIITLRFLPQLLEIVHAARGAGTEEIRTARAFYAVSEKLGTARLREGLRVAAGDNPWERRYAGALGDDLTGAQRVVVAAVLRGGEDPARALAALEKAHPREFRAYRDLTAELSAGDCPLAAFALAVRQLQAVAIALTANAS, encoded by the coding sequence ATGAGTACCGTCACCCTTCCCTCGTCCGCCCAGTCGGTCACGGTCGACGAGCTCTGCAACTACATCGGCACCCAGGGCCGCGCGGACCAGCAGCTTGCCTGCGACTTCGCGCGGATCTTTTTCGGCCGCATCCCCCGCACGCTGCTGGAGGAGCGCTCGGTGGAGGAGCTGGCCGCCATGACGCTGGGCGCGTGGGAGTTCCTGAAGCGCGCCCGCCCCGACCAGGTGAACGCCGAGGTCACCGACCCCCGCGACGAGGGGTGGAAGGCGCCCGTCACCGTCATCCGCACCGAGGTGGGCGACCGTCCGTTCATCGTGGACACCATCCGCGAGTACCTGAACGCCGAGAACATCCCCATCCTCCACTACGTCTACCCCGTGCTGCGCGTGCAGCGGGCGGAGGACGGCGCCATCACCGCGGTGGGCACCGGCGCGGGCGGCGGCGAGGGGCTGGAGGCGCTGGGGCACGTGGAGATCCCCCACGTTCCGCGCCGCGAGCGCGCCGCCGAGATCCGCGAAGAGGTGCGCCGGCGGCTCAGCGACGTGGTGGAGGCCACACGCGACTTCGCCGCCATGGTGCGGCAGGTGGAGCGGGTGCAGGCCGCGGTGGCCGGCTACGTCCGCCGCTTTCCCGACCGCGCGCGCGAGTACGGCGAGTACCTGGAGTTCCTGGGGTGGCTGCGCGAGGGGAACTTCGTCTTCCTGGGCGCGCGCGCCTACGAGATCGCGGGCGAGGGCGAGCAGGCCGTGGTGCGGGTGGAAAAGGGGAGCGGGCTGGGGATCCTGGCCGACGAGGACCGCTCGCAGTACGCCGACCCGCAGCGCATCGGCACCATGCAGCCGGCGCTGCGCGAGCGCGTGCTGCGCGGGCCGCTGCTCATCGTCAGCAAGGCCAACCGCGAGTCCACGGTGCACCGCCTGGCGCGGATGGACTACATCGGCGTGAAGCGGCTGGACGAGCAGGGGAACGTGGTGGGCGAGTGGCGCTTCCTGGGGCTGTTCACCAGCCAGGCGTACGGCCAGAACCCCGCCGAGATCCCCATCGTGCGCCACAAGGTGCGCTCGCTGCTGGAGCAGGACGGCGCGCGCCCGGGGAGCCACGACTACAAGGAGATCATCTCCATCCTGCACGAGATGCCCAAGGAGGAGCTGTTCCAGGCCTCCACCGGGCAGCTGCGCGACGAGGTGGACGCGGTCCTTGGGCACCTGTTCAGCGACGAGGTGCGGGTGGTGCTGCGCCCCGACCCGCTGCGCAACGAGGCGGCGGTGATGGTCATCCTCCCGCGCGGGCGCTTCAGCAACCGCATCCGCAAGGAGATCGGGGCCATGCTGGAGCGGCGGCTGGGGGCCACGCTGCGTAGCTCCAACCCGGCCGGCGCGGCCGACCAGGCGCGCATCCACTACTACCTCACCGGGCGCGACGGCGCCGCGCCGGGGCAGGGCGACGTGGCGGCCACCGAGCGCGACCTTGAGGCCGGGATCGGCGAGCTCCTGCGCTCGTGGGAAGACCTGCTCGAGGAGCGGCTGGCGCACGCGGTGGACGCGGGCGAGGCGCGCCGCCTGGCGCAGGCGTACGGCCAGGTGGTGGGCGCCGACTACCGCGCGGCCAACAATCCGCTGGCCACGGTCCCCGACGTCCTGCGCATGGACGAGATGCTGCGCGCCGGCCAGACCGTCTCCCTCCTCCTCCGCCCCGCGGTGGACGGCGAGCTGGTGGCCGCCGGGGCCACCGTGCTGCGCCTGTACCTCGCGGGCGAGCGGCTGGTGCTCTCCGACTTCATGCCCATCCTGGAGGACCACGGGGTGAAGGTGCTGGAGGTCGACACCTTCGAGTTCCAGCCCAGCGACGAGCTGCCGCACCTGATGGTGTACTCGTTCCACGTGCAGACGCGCGCGGGCGAGCCCATCCCCCCGGAGCTGTTCGGCGCGCTGGCGGAAAGCCTGCTGGCCTCGCGCGCGGGCGACGCGGAGCGCGACGCCTACGCCGCCCTCACCCTCCTGGCCGGGCTGCGGTGGCGCGAGGTGGACGTGGTGCGCACCTACGCCAACTACGCCTCGCAGATCGGCGCGGTGCCCAGCCGCCTGGCCCCGGTGCGCGCCTTCACCACCCATCCCCACTTCGCGCGTCTCCTGATCGACCTCTTCCATGCGCGCCTGTCGCCGGAAAAGAAGACGACGAAGGCGGAGATGCAGGGGCTGCGGCAGACGGTGCTGGTGGAGCTGGAGAAGGTGACGTCGCTGGCCGACGACCGGGCGCTCCGGCGGCTGATGAACCTGGTGGAGGCCACGGTCCGCACCAACTACTTCCGTCACGGCGGCGCGGACCCCGTCTTCCGCTCCGGCGGCGTCCCCTACATCTCCGTGAAGGTGCGCTCGGCGGACGTGGAGGACCTGAAGAAGACGCGTCTCCTCTACGAAGTCTACGTCCACTCCGCGCGGATGGAGGGGGTGCACCTGCGCGCCGCGCCGGTCTCGCGCGGCGGCATCCGCTGGAGCGACCGCCCCGACGACTTCCGCACCGAGATCCTGGGGCTCGTCCTGACCCAGGTGGTGAAGAACGCCACCATCGTTCCCAGCGGCTCCAAGGGCGGCTTCATCACCAAGCGGCAGCCGGCCGACCGCGACGCGCAGATGGAGGAGGCGCGCCAGCAGTACATGACGCTGATGCGCGGCCTGCTGGACCTCACCGACAACCTGGTCGACGGCAGGGTGGTGCCGCCGCCCGACGTGGTCCGCCACGACGGCGACGACCCGTACCTGGTGGTCGCGGCCGACAAGGGGACGGCGCACCTGTCCGACACGGCCAACGCGGTGGCGGCGGAGTACGGCTTCTGGCTGGATGACGCGTTCGCGAGCGGCGGCAGCCAGGGATACGACCACAAGGTCGAGGGGATCACCGCGCGCGGGGCGTGGGAGTGCGTGAAGCGGCACTTCCGCGAGATGGGCACGGATATCCAGACGCAGCCCTTCACCGTGGCCGGCATCGGCGACATGAGCGGCGACGTGTTCGGCAACGGGATGCTGCTGTCGCCCGTCATCCGCCTGGTGGCGGCGTTCGACCACCGGCACATCTTCATCGACCCCGACCCCGACCCGGCGCGCTCGTTCGCCGAGCGGAAGCGGATGTTCGACCTCCCCCGCTCCAGCTGGGACGACTACGACCGCTCCGTCCTTTCTCCCGGCGCCATGATCGTTCCCCGCGCCAGCAAGGAGGTGGAGCTGACGCCCGAGGCGCGCGCCGCGCTGGGGCTGGCCGACGGCGTGGGGCGGCTGGACGGCGAGGGGCTGGTGCGCGCGGTGCTGAAGGCGCCGGTGGACCTGCTCTGGAACGGCGGCATCGGCACCTACGTGCGCTCGCCCGACGAGACCAACGCCGACGTGGGCGACACCAGCAACGACCCCGTGCGCATCGAGAGCGGCGAGCTGCGCGCCAAGGTGGTGGGCGAGGGCGGCAACCTGGGCTTCACCCAGCAGGGGCGCATCGACTTCGCGCTCCGCGGCGGGAAGATCAACACTGACGCGCTGGACAACTCGGCCGGCGTGGACATGTCGGACCACGAGGTGAACCTGAAGATCCTGGTGGGCCGCGTGGTGCGCGACGGCGACCTGGCGATGGAGGGCCGCAACGAGCTGCTGCGGTCGATGACCGGCGACGTGAACCGGCTGGTGCTGCGCAACAACTTCGGCCAGTCGCTCGCCGTCTCGCTCGACGAATTGCGGAGCAGGGAGGCGCTGGACGACTTCGCCTCGTTCATGGAGGCGCGGGCGCGCGACGGGCGGCTGGACCCCGCGGCCGAGGGAATGCCCGACGCCGAGGGGCTGCGGGCGCGGCGGCAGAACAAGACCGGGCTCACGCGCCCCACGCTGGCCGTCCTCCTGGCCCACGCCAAGCTGCAGGCCAAGGGTGCGCTGCTGGAGAGCACCGTGCCCGACGACCCGGCGACCGACGAGTACCTGGTGGACTACTTCCCGCCCGCGGCGGTGGAGGCGGCCGGCCCCGCGCGGCTGCGCGAGCACCGGCTGCGGCGCGAGATCATCACCACCGAGCTGGTGAACGACCTGGTGAACCTGATGGGCTCGTCGTTCCTCCACCGCGTGAGCCGCGACACGGGGCGGGGGATCGCCGAGGTGGTGCGTGCATGGCTCGTCGCCAGCCGCGTGGCCGGGGCGCCGGAGATCCGCGCGGACCTGGCCGGGGCGGAGGGGCGCTTCCCGTCGGAGACCATCTACCGCTGGCTGAACGGGCTGGCGCGGGTGCTGGAGCAGACCACGCACTGGCTCCTGGCCAACCTCCCGGACGGCGGCGACACCGGCGCGCTGATCGAGGAGGCGCGCACCGGCCTTTCCGCGCTGCGCGGCAGCTTCGGCAAGTTCGTGGCGGGCGACGACCGGACCATGTTCCACGACCGCCTGCGCGAGCTGGAGCAGCTGGGGGTGGAGAAGGCGCTGGGCGAGCGCATCATCACCCTGCGCTTCCTTCCGCAGCTGCTGGAGATCGTGCACGCGGCGCGCGGCGCGGGAACGGAGGAGATCCGCACCGCCAGGGCCTTCTACGCCGTGTCGGAGAAGCTGGGGACGGCGCGGCTGCGCGAGGGGCTGCGCGTGGCCGCGGGCGACAACCCGTGGGAGCGGCGCTACGCCGGCGCGCTGGGCGACGACCTGACCGGCGCGCAGCGCGTGGTGGTGGCCGCCGTCCTCCGCGGCGGCGAGGACCCGGCGCGCGCGCTGGCCGCGCTGGAGAAGGCGCACCCGCGCGAGTTCCGCGCGTACCGCGACCTGACCGCCGAGCTCTCGGCGGGCGACTGCCCGCTGGCGGCGTTCGCGCTGGCCGTTCGCCAGCTCCAGGCCGTAGCCATCGCCCTGACGGCGAACGCGAGCTGA
- a CDS encoding DUF5995 family protein, with protein MIERLSTIIQDCIARQDRLGYFAALYNRVTVAVKDGIAKGEFDDGSRMERLDVTFANRYITAYETYRSGEVPTLSWLKAFKAAQTTDHIVLQHLLAGMNAHINLDLGVAAARTCAGSELPGLRGDFDRINDVLAALTPVVEQQLDECSPGFDTLSRIAPKLELKMVGFSMDKARAAAWAFAEELAPLRHLPQVARMAAHDAAVSLIGDAVLNDGLVVRLIRATEKDDVARNIDVLCQGEFRNVVPALIGTPA; from the coding sequence GTGATCGAGCGGCTTTCCACCATCATCCAGGACTGCATCGCCCGGCAGGACCGGCTGGGCTACTTCGCGGCGCTGTACAACCGCGTGACCGTGGCGGTGAAAGACGGCATCGCCAAGGGCGAGTTCGACGACGGGTCGCGGATGGAGCGGCTGGACGTGACCTTCGCCAACCGGTACATCACCGCGTACGAGACCTACCGCTCCGGCGAGGTGCCCACGCTGTCGTGGCTGAAGGCGTTCAAGGCCGCGCAGACGACCGACCACATCGTGCTGCAGCACCTGCTGGCGGGGATGAATGCGCACATCAACCTGGATCTGGGCGTCGCCGCCGCGCGCACCTGCGCCGGGAGCGAGCTGCCGGGGCTGCGCGGCGACTTCGACCGGATCAACGACGTGCTGGCGGCGCTCACGCCGGTGGTGGAGCAGCAGCTGGACGAGTGCTCGCCCGGCTTCGACACGCTGTCGCGGATCGCGCCGAAGCTGGAGCTGAAGATGGTGGGCTTCTCGATGGACAAGGCGCGTGCCGCCGCGTGGGCCTTCGCCGAGGAGCTGGCGCCGCTCCGGCACCTGCCACAGGTGGCCCGGATGGCCGCGCACGACGCCGCCGTGTCGCTCATCGGCGACGCCGTACTGAACGACGGCCTGGTGGTGCGCCTGATCCGCGCGACCGAGAAGGACGACGTAGCGCGCAACATCGACGTCCTCTGCCAGGGCGAGTTCCGCAACGTGGTCCCCGCGCTGATCGGCACGCCGGCCTGA
- a CDS encoding response regulator has protein sequence MYQAFDQKTRGAKTVLIVEDQIEMRAINAMYLHHHGYRVLATDNGAEGIRAAREEHPDLILMDISMPGMDGIRATETLKLDPETGAIPVVIITAHRYGSVGKRAIDAGCDGYLTKPCDPRRVLEEVRRRLGELEVSH, from the coding sequence ATGTACCAGGCGTTCGATCAGAAGACGCGTGGCGCGAAGACCGTGCTGATCGTCGAGGACCAGATCGAGATGCGGGCGATCAACGCGATGTACCTGCATCACCACGGCTACCGCGTGCTGGCCACGGACAACGGGGCGGAGGGGATCCGCGCCGCGCGCGAGGAGCATCCCGACCTGATCCTGATGGACATCTCCATGCCCGGCATGGACGGCATCCGCGCCACCGAGACGCTGAAGCTCGACCCCGAAACCGGAGCCATCCCGGTGGTCATCATCACCGCACACCGTTACGGCTCGGTGGGCAAACGCGCGATCGACGCGGGGTGCGACGGGTACCTGACCAAGCCCTGCGACCCCCGCCGCGTCCTCGAGGAAGTGCGCCGCCGCCTCGGCGAACTCGAAGTTTCCCACTGA
- the bioF gene encoding 8-amino-7-oxononanoate synthase, whose product MERAGLRRSLRRVEHRRGAEAVVDGRAAVDFSSNDYLGLASDPRIAEAAARALRDAGTGAAAARLISGNHPLHDELERELARFKRAPAALLFASGYAANTGAIPALVGRGDAVYSDALNHASLIDGCRLSRAALRVFPHGDVGALEAMLRADAGLFRRRLIVADSVFSMDGALFPLDALAEVARRHGAWTYVDDAHGTGVLGDGGRGAVERWGVEGRIDVVMGTLGKALGTAGAFVAGSATLCEWLMNRARPFVFTTASPPALAAASLAALGIAREEPWRRERLRTNARRLRAGLDALGRPAPGEADGHIVPVLTGGAEATVRAGRLLLERGFLVGAVRPPTVPPGTSRLRLTLSAAHTPEQVDGLLAALAEVLPSPSTPSPR is encoded by the coding sequence ATGGAGCGGGCGGGGCTGCGCCGGTCGCTGCGCCGCGTCGAGCATCGGCGCGGCGCCGAGGCCGTGGTGGACGGCCGCGCCGCGGTGGACTTCTCCTCGAACGACTACCTGGGCCTCGCCTCCGACCCGCGCATCGCCGAGGCGGCGGCGCGGGCGCTGCGCGACGCGGGCACCGGGGCTGCTGCGGCGCGGCTGATCTCCGGCAATCACCCGCTGCACGACGAGCTGGAGCGCGAGCTGGCGCGGTTCAAACGCGCGCCGGCCGCGCTCCTCTTCGCGTCCGGCTACGCGGCCAACACGGGCGCCATCCCCGCCCTCGTCGGCCGCGGCGACGCCGTCTACTCCGACGCGCTGAACCACGCCTCGCTGATCGACGGGTGCCGCCTCTCCCGCGCGGCGCTCCGCGTCTTCCCGCACGGCGACGTCGGCGCGCTGGAGGCGATGCTGCGCGCGGACGCCGGGCTCTTCCGGCGCCGGCTGATCGTGGCCGATTCCGTCTTCTCCATGGACGGCGCGCTCTTCCCGCTGGACGCGCTGGCGGAGGTCGCGCGGCGCCACGGCGCGTGGACGTACGTGGACGACGCGCACGGCACCGGCGTTCTGGGGGATGGCGGACGCGGCGCGGTCGAGCGCTGGGGCGTGGAGGGGCGGATCGACGTGGTGATGGGGACGCTGGGCAAGGCGCTGGGGACGGCGGGCGCGTTCGTGGCCGGATCGGCGACGCTGTGCGAATGGCTGATGAACCGCGCGCGCCCGTTCGTCTTCACCACCGCCTCGCCGCCCGCGCTGGCGGCCGCATCGCTCGCGGCGCTGGGGATCGCGCGCGAGGAGCCGTGGCGGCGCGAGCGCCTGCGCACCAACGCCCGCCGCCTGCGCGCGGGGCTGGACGCGCTCGGCCGCCCTGCGCCCGGCGAGGCGGACGGCCACATCGTCCCCGTCCTCACCGGTGGCGCGGAGGCAACGGTGCGCGCGGGCCGCCTCCTGCTCGAGCGCGGCTTCCTGGTCGGCGCCGTCCGCCCGCCCACGGTGCCGCCCGGCACCTCGCGCCTGCGCCTCACCCTCTCCGCCGCCCACACGCCCGAGCAGGTGGACGGGCTGCTGGCGGCGCTCGCGGAAGTGCTGCCATCTCCATCAACCCCATCGCCCCGCTGA